In Erigeron canadensis isolate Cc75 chromosome 7, C_canadensis_v1, whole genome shotgun sequence, one DNA window encodes the following:
- the LOC122609097 gene encoding uncharacterized protein LOC122609097 yields MKVWNVPTACRMFRYALKGDAREWLKSVTKGSIVSFDDLKEKFRARFSQQKKHKKIHVAAHGIKQKETEGCRTLMDRFTTETEDIVDLPESQRISGLLHGLRSRGLVEFLYRDLPKTYEAVLNRAHVYLDARDTALKGDTSPTQEKKTPANRKGKWIGEREKPRYTPYHKDDKGYLKVNLPELHKSPKEILLTESVAKTFPILPRLSGKNRKDPEKYCEFHRDYGHDTNACWQLRKAIEEAINDGKLSHLVKSVRQQHNVKKEDDADEKKKGPEKKIYTITKIKPGSGFSLPKIYKGDIGRITFPQIYKTLRDPLVISAVLEISKVKNIIVDIGSECDVLYEKAFWKLHPVALKLRSKGTQGTKINH; encoded by the coding sequence ATGAAGGTCTGGAATGTACCGACTGCGTGCAGGATGTTTAGATACGCACTCAAAGGAGACGCCAGAGAATGGCTGAAGAGCGTCACAAAAGGATCCATCGTCAGCTTCGATGACCTTAAGGAGAAATTTAGAGCCCGTTTTAGCCAGCAGAAAAAGCACAAGAAGATTCATGTGGCCGCTCATGGAATAAAACAGAAGGAAACAGAAGGTTGCAGAACGTTGATGGACCGATTTACCACGGAAACAGAGGATATTGTGGACCTCCCTGAGTCACAAAGGATATCGGGATTACTTCATGGCCTTCGGAGTAGAGGGTTAGTTGAATTCCTATACAGGGACCTCCCGAAGACTTACGAAGCGGTTCTAAACAGGGCCCACGTGTACTTGGATGCCAGGGACACCGCTTTGAAAGGAGACACAAGTCCCACGCAGGAAAAGAAAACTCCGGCAAACAGGAAAGGAAAATGGATAGGCGAAAGGGAAAAACCAAGATATACTCCGTACCATAAGGATGACAAAGGGTACCTCAAGGTAAATCTTCCGGAATTGCACAAAAGTCCGAAAGAAATATTACTCACTGAAAGTGTTGCAAAAACCTTCCCCATCCTTCCCAGGCTAAGTGGAAAAAATAGGAAAGATCCGGAGAAGTACTGTGAATTCCACAGGGACTATGGCCATGACACGAACGCGTGTTGGCAACTCAGGAAAGCCATCGAGGAAGCTATAAACGACGGGAAACTTTCGCACCTGGTAAAAAGTGTCAGGCAACAGCATAATGTGAAAAAAGAAGACGATGcagatgaaaagaaaaaaggccctgagaaaaaaatttatacaataaCGAAAATTAAGCCGGGGTCAGGATTTTCCCTCCCCAAGATCTACAAGGGGGACATAGGACGCATCACGTTCCCTCAAATCTATAAAACCTTAAGGGATCCTCTTGTAATTTCCGCAGTTTTAGAAATATCCAAAGTAAAGAATATCATTGTAGACATCGGAAGCGAGTGTGATGTGTTATATGAGAAGGCTTTCTGGAAACTGCACCCTGTGGCACTGAAGCTTCGGTCCAAGGGTACTCAGGGAACAAAGATAAACCACTAG